CATAAAGAAGTACATGAAAAACTTGTCAAAATAGCGCAATCGATAAGTACACAAAATAGGAGAAGGACTACTTAACAAGACAAGGGGGAGAAAGCATATAATTAGGGGTAAGAATAATTTGAAGGACCTTAAGGAGTTGTCTGGTCTTCCTTTGTTTTTGAGTGTTAGTGTCTATAAGATGATAAGTATAAGGGTTTTTATTATTATGATGTTGTTTACGTTAAGGGTTAGGCATCTCATTTTTCTGACCTCCTTATATAAAACATATTAGTCAGATCTGTGTAATACGCATGTGACTAATATGTTTTAATCAGTCCTAGTCTTCTGCTAAAGTTATTTAACTTTTCTCTCAAAAAGTAGTATATGAAAATCAGCACTTTATCCATTGAGAACTTCAGAGGTATAAACAGTGATAAATTACCAATTAAGAAAGTTAACGTTATAATAGGTGAAAATGGCTCTGGTAAAACGTCATTCTTAGAGGCAGTATTTTTATTTACCTTGATTAAATCCAACTATTCAGAAGAAGGGAAACAAGTTTGGCTTAACCACATGTTCTCAAGTAGAGGGGATGTTATTTCGTCAATTTTAACACTCCAGAACTCCTCTATTACTATAAATGATGAAACGTTAAAGATAATAAGGAGGGGAAGAGATAAGATAGACATTCGGTTAGGTAACGCTAGATTAAATATATCGTTGAAACGTAGTGTATTGTTTTCGGAATCCGGTATAGCTGGAACCTTATATTTGCCTCAATACGAAATAGAGGATGAAGGCGAGGGAGAGTTTACACCCGTCTATATAACACTTTATTTTGACTCCTATAATATCCCAGAAAGTATAATCAGTAGCGCTAAGAAGAGGTCTAAGTTAGAGGGTTTAGAAATATTAAAAGATGAGGTCACGGGTCAATTCAAGTTATATAAGGGCGATTTACCTGTTTACGTGATGGGTAGGGGGATTTTAAAGGAATTGTTAATTGAAGCTTCAATGAGCTTTGCAGATGTGATTTTGGTAGATGAAATCGAGGACTCCTTACACCCCGATATGCTGATTCAGTTGATGGAGAAGATGGATAAGGCTAATTCAACCTTCTTCCTTACAACTCATAGTAACGAGGTTCTGAAAATTATATATAATAAAATCAGAACTACCGAGTTAAATGTAATAGTGTTAAAGGACAAAAGAGCTAAGGCTTATAGTGAACCTGAAGACGTGAAAGCTATAATGGAAATGGAGCATTCTTTAAGCTGGATTAAGTATGCTTAACTGCTCACGCTATATAGTAGAAGGAAAGTTCGATGAGATAATTCTTAACAAGATAGGTGTATATAACGTTGATGTAGGTAATGGCAAGGAGAACGTTATACGACAATTTAGAATAGCAAGCAACGGCTGTTTTCTAGTGGATGGCAATGATGAAGGCTTCAATGGGATTGCAAATAGATTTGTTAACTTATATGCCTCGTTAAATCCTCCAATAATCTCTATGGGAAATAAAAAACTTATAGTTGTAGGTGACCCAGAAAATGGATATAGAGGAAGTATGGAAAGCATATTGCTTAAGATGATTGAAATTAATGAAGAAGAGATTAATGTGATAAGACAATTTCTGCAGAAGGTGAGTTTAACTAATGCTCAGAGAGATAAGGTATCGCTTATAATGACAACCTTTCTTAAAACTCAAGATTATCAGATATTCTTTTCAATAGATAGATTTGCCTCACGTATTATAGAATTCTTAGGTAGAGATAAAATAAGGAAAAAGCTTGAAGAATTACGAATAATTTAATACAACGAACTATAGGAGTAAACCATGGAAGGAATATAAATAAGTACATGACGTTAGCAACAACGTGGAAAATCGTCCGGCGAATAACTATAGGTCTTATTTAGGGTATTATGAGAATATACTGATTGATAAAGAGTTTTCGATCCACTGAATCATCTTATCGTATTTCTCTGGATTACAAGAAGCTTTGACTCGTTAACAAGAAATTCTCTAGACTATTCTATCGATTAATAGTATTAAAATCTGTAAATACATTTTATATCTAAAAATATTAAAGTGATATTTAACGTTATTTCTGCTTTGTTGATTCATTCAGTTTATTTCACTAAAACGATATTGTATATCGGGAATTTTTTAGTAATTAATATTTATTTCAACGTTATTCTCAAGCTCACACCCTAACACCTGGAGCTTTACCGACTACAGAATTAGTCAAGTGAACCATCCATGCATAAGCCCAGAACTTGGCCTCAACCACTTGCCCTAAAAAACTCGTAGCCCTAACAGACTCCCCAAAAGTACACTTCACAGCAGAGAACAGTGACTCAACCCTCCACCTAACACCATAACCCTCAAACGATTATAGCCCAGTTTCTTGAACTCCCTTACAGCCTAGCAGGATGACCACGTTTAGTAGAAGCGTTCTTCCTAGGTGGGACAACAACCTCAACCTATATAGGTTTTATTAGTCGGGGAGAGTAATACTCTCCTCGGCTGGGGAAACATGGTCGAAACCTCAACTGAAGCAAAGTCTTCGGGTTGGGGCGTGACAAACCCCTACCGTCGGACTGAACATTGTGGAAAAATCCACGCATATAGGCACCACATGCTAGCGCCTCTAACAAACCTACGGGGATAACGAGTCCAGTGCATCTCCCACGTTGAAGTCCTTAACGTTAACTTCCTTACCCCTAGGTACTCTAAAACGCTTCTTAACAACGCCCTTGTAAACACCATCCTTTATAACGTGATAACAAATACTGGCAAGTTTTCCAGCAAGAGCACAAGTAGCTTGAGTAGCACTCTTACCCCTAGCAATAAGCCTCTCATAATACCCGTTAAAAGGCTCAAGATTCCTAGCAACCCTAGCAACCAAGTAGAGAATCCTACGCAAATACTTATTACCCCTAATCATACCAGAGTGGGACTCGTTCTCACCACTCTGCTTAGTTTTAGGAGCAAAGCCAGCGTAAGCCCTAGCAGCCTTAGAACTGGAAAAACGGGAAACATCACCAAACTCAGCGTAAATGGTTGCAGCACTAATCAAACCAACCCCAGGAATCTTGGATAACTCAATCACAGGTTGAGGAATCTTGGAAATTATCATATCCTCAACCTCCTTAACCATGTTCTCCAAGCTTTTTAACAGTTCAACTAATTGTTTCAACGCTAGTTTTTCCGCATCATTCAAGTTTCTCCCCAACCTCTCCTTCAACTCGTCCTTCTCTTCCTTATTTAGCCCCTCCCCCTTAGCTAGTTTCTCCAGTAATTGTCTTCCCTTCTTGTCGAATGGTTGTATCTTATATCCCGCGATTTCTAATATTTTCCTTATCTCGTTCTTTACTTGTGTTATCTTCTCTACTAGGCTTTCCCTATATCTAGTTAGTTCTCTCAGTTCTTTTATTTCTCCCGTCGGTATGTATGATCCCTTGATTACGCCAGTCATGTGTGCTACTAATAACCTTTGTGCGTCAAGTTTGTCAGTCTTCTTCCCTAGCATTTCTGTTAGGTGTAGTGGGTTTATTACTGTTACCTTGTATCCCTTTTCCGTTAGTCTTTCGTGTAGGTGGAAGTAGTATATTCCCGTTGCCTCTATTATTCCCTCCTTGTATTCTCCCAAGAATTTGATTAACTCTTCTATTCCCTCGTTGTCGTAATTGAATTCCCTTATCTCCTTGACGTATACTGTTGATTTGTCTTGATTTACTACTAGTTCTCCCTTTGCTGCTGTTAGTTTGCTTTGTGAGATATCAATTGCGAAGGCCCTGTTGATAACCTTTAATCCCATGGTTGAATATTGTTCGTTTCTCAAGATATTTTTTGTCATCATAATACCTTGTTTTCTTTGCATAACGTTAACTACATTCAGCCCCTAGAGTATTTGGTTACAACCTCCTACGCGGGGTTTTATCCCCTCTTGTTAGATCGTTCTAGGGGCTTCACAGCCAGCCTATATGATGGGGTTTTTATCCCCTCGGTGTGACTGGGCTTATGTTGTTTCTCTCCTTCCTTGCTTATTTGATTTTCTCTTGTAATACTTAATTTTATTCGTTCTCTTGTTTTGCGTGGATTCCCCGTAGGAGGAGGTGTGATAAAGAGGTAGGGGTAATAGGAATAGATATATCAAAAGATTATTTAATAACTAGTAGGGGGAGGGTGAGAAAATACGAGAATAATAAGAAGGGTTATGAAGAAATCCTCAAGATGAAACCTTGCGCAATAGTTTTAGAGCCCACTGGAGTATACGCAATAAGGCCTTGCCAATACTTCAAAGAGAGAGGAATAAAAGTTCTACAAGTAAGCCCCAACATACTATCGAGGGAGAAGGAGTTTAGGGGAAAGAAAACAGATTTTTACGACGCTGAAAAATTAGAAAACATGGTTAATAAGGCTAAGGAGTACGAGTATAACCCCTTGAGGGAATTGGTAACACTCTACCTCTTCCTAAAGGACATAGAGGTAAAGTACAAGAATAGGCTAAAGAGGGCACTATTCCTAGTAAGTGATAATGATAAGTTAAACAAGGAGAGGTTGGAAAAACTTGCGAAAGGAGATTTTACACAAGAAGAGCTCTACAACCTAGAATATACTCCCTTAGTACTTGAGGAGATCAAAATCTTGGCTAAAAACCTTCTTGAGATTCAAGAGAGGTTGAAGGAGGTTAGGAGGATGATTGAGGAGCAAGTTCCTCAAGATCACGTTTTATTGACAATACCGGGTGTTGGGAGGCTTGCAGCTGGTATTATTATTGGTATTGTTGGTGATATTAAGCGCTTTCCTAGGCCAGAATCATTTGTTGCTTATTGTGGTCTTGATCCAGTTGTGGAAAGGAGTGGAAAAGCTGTGATAAGTAAGGGTATTTCTAAGAGGGGTAATAAGTACTTGCGTAGTTTGTTTTACTTCTTGGCTGAGATGAATTACTCTAAGAACCCTACTTTGCTGAAGTTTTACGAGTCTCATAGGGATAGGCTTCAAGGTAAGAAGTTATACACTGCCTTGGCTAGGAAGTTGGCAAGGATTGTTTGGAGTGTTTGGTATAATAATAGGCCTTATGAGCCAAAGTGATTGAAGTTCCCTCCCCCGAATCGCCACGTGGGTTGAAAGGACCCACGTGGCAATCTTAGCTAGTACTATGCTTGAAATATGACCGAAAGGTTTATTACTGAACGCCCCAGCCTCGTTGGCATCATAAGCCTTATCCCCATAAAACTTCTTGACCTTCTTACCCTTATCTTGTAAATCCTTAACCGTCTTAACTGCAGTCTCAACTTCGTTGCTAGTTACCTCTGCGTTTACCACGTTGAACTCGTTATTATCCATCTTGAGGAATTTTGAATGCTGGTCTTCCCCCCATTTTGCTGTAATGTATTGTCGTCCCTTGTTTGTGCATATTCCCGTTGCGTCTGCTATTACTTCAAGAGACTGTCCCAAGTGCAAATAATTGAATAAATCTATGTACAAATTTATGAAGAATTATTCAAAAGAAAAGATGATCAACTGAGAAATTTTGAATTTTCTCTTGAAGCTAAAAGTGGAGTAATACTTAAAGGGAACCGGGACCATGTAGTACCGATGTTTATGGAACCCTGGGTACAATACTACAACGGCCCGGTTCCCTATGAAGAATTATCTTCAAGGCATAAAATTCTTGTGAAAATGGACTACGTGCTGACCACGTCCCAAGTATTGTCATGTATAGACGACCTCTTCATATTGAGAGCTTTAATAGTCATGGTAGTGTGGACATGTTCCTACAGAGATGTTTGGAGTTACTACAGAACTGGCGTGGTGGTCAGGTGGTTCCTAGGGGAATGCAAATCTAAATCCGAAATCCACAGAAGAGCAAAGAAATTTAGAGGAAAAATCGGTACAGTTTTCAAGGATTTCTCCAAGGAGCTGGAGCGGAAGTTGAGCGGACTTGTTGACTACTTACCAAGTAGTGCATTGTTCGGCAAGGTCGGGAAGCTCTGGGCCGCGGACTCCTTTCTGATCGAAGTACCCTTCGGGAAGAGGAACAAGGAGACCTTGTGGAAGAAATTCCAACTAAGCCTAAGGCAGGGAAAGTACAAGGAGGCAGGAAAGCTACTCTACCAATATATGAACTGCAAGGTTAGGAGAAGGTTCAAGGGAGAGTTCACCAAGAAGAGGAATAGGAGTTACTTTGGCTTCAAGGTCTTCACTCTCATGTCGCCCACCATGATAATTCACGAAATTCAAGTGAAACTTGCCAATTTCCCCGACAACAAGGTCGGCTTCTTCCACAGCGGTTATAAGGTAGTTGATAGGGGTTTTGTGGGGAAAGCATCGACTTGGTTGATAGGTTTTCCTAGTTTTAGGAGGTATGTTGAGTTCTTTGGGATCTTCATGAGGAGGTATTGGAGGCCTTACGCGACTGAAAAGGATATGGTGGAGCTCTTCGTCTACGTTATCGCGTTGATCTATAACTCCTCGATCTACACCTCAGTCTTATCGCGTGTTCCCGAGAGTCAGTTCGTCCACTAACCTTGTACAGTGCGAGTTGATCGAGGTAGTGTGGACTATGTGGAAAATTCTGTTTTTCTCTATATTTGATTATTTTCCCTTACAGTATAAATTAAATCTTAGGTTAAATTGAAAGATAAAATTGTATTTTATTCTCTCTAATCCTTGATATTATATTTCTCTCTTATTATTTTTATTCAATTATTTGCGTTCGGGACACTCTCTCAAGTTAGTCAATTGCTTCTGGCTTCTGTTCCTCACTCTCTTCCATATTGTTGAGAGGCTGGTTGAGATTATCTTTAACCTCTCTAAGTGGGAGTAATTCCTAAAAAAGATTGTTAAGAACAAAATACAATAAATTAGATTTTTCTCTTTATTCTTTCTAATCTAATTAGTTCATTAGCCTTATTTTTAAACTCTTTTATTCTAGATTTAATGACCCTACCATTTATGGGCTCTATTGGGATGCTTAAGTTAACGTTTATCGTAACTTTTCCCTTCTGTAAATCTATCCTTATCTTACCACCTTTATCAGGACCGTAGCCAGCAACATTTATTACGTAAATAACTGAGTTAAGAGAACTAATGATCTTGCCGTAAATTACGTAAGTACCCTTTCCAAAAAGTAGGGACATGGGGACCTCAGCCCTAAAGTCATTCTCTTTAAAGTCTACGTTAATTGCTCCAAGTAAGTTAGGTAATAGGAAGTTGGGATCTGAAAATATTGCAACTAACTTCTCATCAAATCCATCTCCTAATAATTCTATTTTCTCTTCCACAAATTAAATTATAATTATTTTCTATATAAGCCTATCGATAGTTAATTATATAACTAAGATATTATTTAAT
The genomic region above belongs to Saccharolobus caldissimus and contains:
- a CDS encoding STK_08120 family protein; its protein translation is MEEKIELLGDGFDEKLVAIFSDPNFLLPNLLGAINVDFKENDFRAEVPMSLLFGKGTYVIYGKIISSLNSVIYVINVAGYGPDKGGKIRIDLQKGKVTINVNLSIPIEPINGRVIKSRIKEFKNKANELIRLERIKRKI
- a CDS encoding AAA family ATPase, whose product is MKISTLSIENFRGINSDKLPIKKVNVIIGENGSGKTSFLEAVFLFTLIKSNYSEEGKQVWLNHMFSSRGDVISSILTLQNSSITINDETLKIIRRGRDKIDIRLGNARLNISLKRSVLFSESGIAGTLYLPQYEIEDEGEGEFTPVYITLYFDSYNIPESIISSAKKRSKLEGLEILKDEVTGQFKLYKGDLPVYVMGRGILKELLIEASMSFADVILVDEIEDSLHPDMLIQLMEKMDKANSTFFLTTHSNEVLKIIYNKIRTTELNVIVLKDKRAKAYSEPEDVKAIMEMEHSLSWIKYA
- a CDS encoding IS5/IS1182 family transposase; its protein translation is MEPWVQYYNGPVPYEELSSRHKILVKMDYVLTTSQVLSCIDDLFILRALIVMVVWTCSYRDVWSYYRTGVVVRWFLGECKSKSEIHRRAKKFRGKIGTVFKDFSKELERKLSGLVDYLPSSALFGKVGKLWAADSFLIEVPFGKRNKETLWKKFQLSLRQGKYKEAGKLLYQYMNCKVRRRFKGEFTKKRNRSYFGFKVFTLMSPTMIIHEIQVKLANFPDNKVGFFHSGYKVVDRGFVGKASTWLIGFPSFRRYVEFFGIFMRRYWRPYATEKDMVELFVYVIALIYNSSIYTSVLSRVPESQFVH
- a CDS encoding IS110 family transposase → MGLKVINRAFAIDISQSKLTAAKGELVVNQDKSTVYVKEIREFNYDNEGIEELIKFLGEYKEGIIEATGIYYFHLHERLTEKGYKVTVINPLHLTEMLGKKTDKLDAQRLLVAHMTGVIKGSYIPTGEIKELRELTRYRESLVEKITQVKNEIRKILEIAGYKIQPFDKKGRQLLEKLAKGEGLNKEEKDELKERLGRNLNDAEKLALKQLVELLKSLENMVKEVEDMIISKIPQPVIELSKIPGVGLISAATIYAEFGDVSRFSSSKAARAYAGFAPKTKQSGENESHSGMIRGNKYLRRILYLVARVARNLEPFNGYYERLIARGKSATQATCALAGKLASICYHVIKDGVYKGVVKKRFRVPRGKEVNVKDFNVGDALDSLSP